The window CCACCGGCCTGACAACCACACAGGTCAGCAACTGGTTCAAGAACCGCAGGCAGAGGGACCGAAACATGGACGTTAACGGGTCAGTGGCAGGGCAGCAGGTCGCTCTTGTTAACTTTGTCTAACTGTTTATCtctagccaacagcaagtataTAAAAGTATAATTACCTCCTTGTgattgtatgcctctgcaaaccagtcaagttgcacttataGTTTACATTAAtgactgtgaaaacatggatgcttcacacacagatctatacagtcagcacagttttaaggtgaacactcaagattagtgtcaccaattcagcatctgaccaaatgtctccccttctgctcctgagatAAAACACTAGTGTTTTcgtagaacattatgatgtcatagtgaagctgacctttgaccttttggatgtgacatgtcatcacttcatcattataccCTATtatacatttgtgtgaagttttgccataattagcatatgaattcttgagttacggCAAAAAACATGTCTTGTGAAATCgcaatgacctttgaccaccaaaatctaatcagttcatttttgagtccaagtggacgtttgtgccaaatttgaggaaacacCCTCAAGGCTGTCTAGAGATACTgggttcatgagaatgagataaGCTCAAGGTCCCAggtgatctttgaccaccaaaatctaatcaggtaattcttgagtccaagcgaaagtttgtgccaaatttgaagaaattccctcgaggcATTCTTGAGCTATCATGTTCACGAGATAGGGACAAACAACCGGAAGGACAACCCAAAATCACAATGCCGCCAGCCACCGTTATCGCCGGCGCGGAGGCATAAAATATTGAGACATGACTTTACAACAGGACAAAACAATTTACAGCCACTCTCACCACAGCCACAGTGAACATACTAATACACCGTGACCGAACTGTTGGTATTTAGTCTGGCACCAAAACAAAGAATGTTAGAATGATAACATTTCATGCACAGACCTTGGTGGTCTATTGATGATTTTTTGGTTTTCCTGCCACTATTATCTTACAGTTTGAAACCAGGTGAAAGTATAAGCACTGGTTTGTCTCTCTTTTAAAGCAACATGGACATCTGCAAAGGCCTTACAGCAGAACTAAATTTTAGAGCAACCTGAGAATATATAAAAACCAAATGGAAGTCGTGATGTTAAACTCTCTGTTGTCTCATTTTATATAAAACAACAGCGCCCTCTTGTGGTTGAATTAAAACATGATTATAGACAGGATAGACAGTGTTGTGTTAAGACACAATCAGATTCATTTTCTAATGCCCCTCATCTCTTTGTTCAGTTTCCAAACATCACACTCTGGAGGACCCTCAGGAGACGTCTACCCTTCCTCTGACGACTTTTCACCTCCAGCAAGCCCACGTCCCCTTCACCActgccctccacctccacctccacccctcTCTCACCCACCACCTCCTCTACATCACATGTGTGAAGGCCTCAACTGAATCTGCCCTTCAAATTTTGATTTGTAATTTCTAATACAtggttgtttctttttttattattttttttttaaaactgttttggtctttCTTGAATGTTACTCTAGTCTATTTTttgtgtcagtgaaaaaaaaaaaatactttgcaaGTCAAGTATGTTGCCAAAACATGACTCAGCAGACATTGCTCTTTAATGTGTTACAGCAGGGGTGAACAGGGACCAGATAAGATAATTTAAAAACACCTGGGGGCCAGCTGCTCACATTATATGggttatgttaaaaaaaaaaaaaaaaaaaatcacatacagATGAGACGAATGCAACTGTTTATCTTTCAGTCACAAAGATCAGTGAGCTATGAACTGTACGATAGTCTTGCCATCATGAGGTGAACAGAAAAAGATGCAAAGTAAACTTGCTTGATTAACCAATATTGTGTAGCGGGCCATACATAACATTAAAATTGGTATAAAAATGGTAATGATTGGCCCCCAGGATGGACAATGTACTGGTGAAATGCTCctgcatgtactgtatgcacAAGTTCCAGCATTTTGTGTCTGACTTCCCGAATTTGCATCAAATTCTGAGAGAAACTGAATAAAACCGCTGTATTTTTATTGCAGATTTGTTACTACACCTTTTCATATGGTGTAAAATACCATCTGTTGGATTTTCACTCTGATTACATCATTACACTGTCACAAAATGTGCAGTATAGCCATATAATATAGCTGGCAATTAACAACAGCAGATTGTAAGGCCAAGAGGATCTTCGGTCAAGTGAGGGTAAAGAATTATTCACAGATATGTCCCAGTGTTCACAGCAGCTCAGAGGCCTCAACTCATAGAGTCTGTCTTTGAGAAGACATTTGTGCAGTTAATCATATTAACGTAGGGAGATAAAGTAAACTATGATTTCGTTTTTTCACAGGAATGAAGCGAAATAATAATTTAGAGTGCTATTAAATCAGACTCAACATTCCCATCTGTTCCTCTGGTACCATCATTTATAACtactgacattttaagactctttCCACATCACATTTCCAGACATTTGGACAGGCGCCTCAAACTCATCCCTCACATGAAACGAAGGAGTCTGGTCAGTCCAGCAGGACCAAGTCTTTGGTAAAGTTTTAGCTGGTATTCCATTAGTTGGTTTCACAGAGTTCTTCTCTTGTGCGTTTGGGTCCAATTCTTGCTGGTCATTTAGCGATTACTTGTCATCAGTGTGACAAACAGCACAAGTACTCCAGTAGGAGTAAAAAAGTAAGTACCTTCACCACAAATATCTGTGAGTGTTTGGTTTCAGAAGCCCAGATACTCTGCCAGAAACACAGCCATGACCTTGGTCAGGTTCACCACAGTGGGACGGTGCATGTTCTCCTCTGTGTCGTCTAGTGTGTGCCAGAACTGTGGGAAGGGAGTGGCGATGACGTGTAGCACAGGGACACCTGCATGTGTGTAGGAAAGAGGGAGATAGTGAGGTTGACTGACAGCATGTGTTACAAACTTAGGACAAATCTCCAGCTGTGTGAAACTCACCTTTGTGAAGGAAGGGGATGTGGTCGTCCTGCACAGGGCCGAGGTAAACATCCTTCCTAAAATACGTCTGCTCTGAGGGGTGAGACGTCAAGAGACCCTGTCGATGGAGTCTCTTCTCTGAGAGTGAGGGGGGTAAAAATAGAGTTAGGACACACAACAGAGAGGGGATTTGGATGTTGGCGATATCAGCTatagagacgtctgccttctctcaaatatagtggaactagatggcacttgcgCCAAAAactacatctgaaaaactcaacagcaatatctctttccagaaataatgACTCAAGGAAACCCACAGATCTTGTTGCGAGCAGTTTCTtgtgggaactattttttttctaccaaactacacctgttaactgtgtcactgtgcagaagggggtgtgcatctactcactgCAGCTACCGCTagagctcagccaaggaggacaccaATAATATTTACAACTCGAGCTGTCATAAGCAGGAGCCTCTCATCTATGAGTAGACCaaccccccaggaacagcaaCGTACTACTTTAAGCAAGCCGCAGCttctgaggctgatgaatgAAGCCAATGCTCAAGTGCCAAAAGCTATAGTTCTTTGAACAGCCACtcgaggctggctccaaaacagaatcaatccccatagacccccatgttaaaatgctaaactttatagcagaaataaacatgtttgcagctGGGTACAAAAACAGGTTTGGTGTCCATAGTTAATTTCaacattaatgacaactgtacagggtgggaattttttttataactcatcagttttcattttattacgGCCCAAAGTTACGCATATTTAAAGTCTATGAGGTGCCGCCACAGTctttgagtcagatccacctctcgttcctccacagctccaacctctcatCCAAAGATGTCCACTTCTggctcagaaaaaaaacaaattgtcgacagccaaaatgtcagactcgaggcttcaaaacagcagtccacaaaccactggGTGACATTGCAGCAGCTACGTACATTTCTTATACAGACAATGACTTTATGCCAATATGACACAGTGGCCAAACCATGGACCATGGACAACTTCTGGGTATGTCACAATTTAACTCCATGGGGCCCAacagactttttcccatagagtTAAATTGTGAAAAAGATGGCTGTAAATCAGCGGCTCACTAATAACTGAAGCCAGAGTTATTTTCCTACTTTTATTCATGAAAGTGAGTTGTTGGGGAGCTGGGGTTAAGGGAAATGCCAGTGTGCTTGCTCTTTGAGCTCATGGATGTGAAAGATCAGGATAATTTTATACCTGTAACTCAAAGAATTTGGGCTTCATGCATCACTGACTAACTTCCAAAGTGATGAACAGGACCCCGCCTCCAAGGCTGTATCCAGCTTTTTTAAACATCCATGattagatgcacgcttccttctgtgctgtgATACCGCTGGTAGGTGCAATTCAGTAGCAAGAAAGCACatcctacatgaaactgatcacaacaagctctgtggattatcttgagtaactgggttatgatttctgaaaagacattgctgttgagtttttcaaatgcatgttttgacactttgagcaccacaagctgagtgccatctagttcctttgtattcgagagaaggcagacaactCTACAGCTGACATcttcaacactctgcaactcacaccaaagcaatcAAGGCTGatgaacagcactacaggtaagaggaaatgattttggggtgaaataTCCATTTAAACATTCATGCAGATGTTGGAGCCAGGGTTACCTGCAGCGATCAGACGGTCAAACCAGCGAGCTGTGTTATCAAAGTGATTTGCAATCAATGGATCAGGACCACCCAGCAGGTCGAGCAGCACAAAAAGGTCCTGGAGAGAAAGTGCAAAGTCAAAAATGGCTACTGAATATTGAGTTTTCTTTTAATCATAGtgcagtaaaaacacacacataaacagtagtGTTAGGTTACATGACAAAGAGGGTGAAGTCAGAGACTGTAACTAGGTTTGGGCCGTTAAATATAAATTCAGACCTGTCCTAAATTACTTTATGTAGTAGGAGGGTCAGTTCATAAAGGCATGACAGACCTGCTGCTATTCTTAAGTTTAGGCAGTCTGCTAAATTCAGCCTGCTCATTCATAATTTAGAGCGTGTCTGGATCAGGATGTGAGGAAGACCATGAAGGACGTGTATTTTTGTTTCCTCACCACAGCCTGGAGCATGGTGGTGTGTGTGGAGCCCACAGGGTGAGGTGTGCTGGCCATGCGCTCAGCCAGGTGACGGGAGCCGTACAGCGAGTCGGTGGCGGTCCACTCTTCAAATGACTCCTCGCCATCGAAAAACACCAGCTGAAGAGTCACTGGAAGTTtctaagaggaaaaacaaagaaaggaaTTAAAATGCACTTTTCCAAAAAGCAGCAATCGAGGCCAGTTTCTCTTTCTGTAGTGCTGTCGCAGTGTGTAGTCTCACAGTAAGTACATAAATCACAGCCTCTGGAGGGATACTGCTATTTACAGATGAGTGCTGCAAAGAAAACAAGGAGCTGGGGTCAGCATTTTCTATCCCATGCTGCAGGCACAGAGCCAGAGGGACGAAACGAGAGTaggagaagaaggagggaaAAAGTGAGAAGCTCCTCGTCAGCATCTCATGCATTTTCTCTTTGTCATGGGAAGGATTACAGGAAATAGAAAACTAATCTGCTCCAGCTGCTGTCTATAATTtaagtgctaaccactgcaaaCTGCCACGACATCAACACAAATGAACACAACTGAGCACACACCTGCTGTTTGAATGATCTAAGCTGGGCATCCAGAGAGGTGGCGAGCTCCAGGATCATAGCACAGGGCACTGCTGAGTCACTGGCCCCAAGAAACACCTTCTCTGGGGTCCGGGGGTCTGGAGGCAGAGCCTTGGAGTCGTAGTGGCAGGCCAGGAGCAGCCTACGAGGGGCCGAAGGGTCCAGAGTGGCAACGATGTTGGTGAAGGTGACCTGGCCGCGAGGGGTTGAAGACTGGAAGGAGTCTAAGTCCATGGCCCAGCCGGCAGACAGCGAGGACAGAGTGGAGGTGATGTgctggagcagagcagagagggcGGATTAAAGACGAGGGAGGAACACGTGTAAGGAGGAGGAAACTATAAATATGTACACACCTGCTGTACTGCCAGACTGCCCTGTGTTCCTGGGAGCCTCTCTATCAGG is drawn from Epinephelus fuscoguttatus linkage group LG5, E.fuscoguttatus.final_Chr_v1 and contains these coding sequences:
- the qpctla gene encoding glutaminyl-peptide cyclotransferase-like a, translated to MSRSSRRYKSLQQSNGSGSLPGCDRVWMPRARVLLLCLLGVLVLAVVLGVYLSNDTTDVNRMPAADLTKDRLSHKPSKCSPAQIRRLASQVDGTRLWETYLRPILIERLPGTQGSLAVQQHITSTLSSLSAGWAMDLDSFQSSTPRGQVTFTNIVATLDPSAPRRLLLACHYDSKALPPDPRTPEKVFLGASDSAVPCAMILELATSLDAQLRSFKQQKLPVTLQLVFFDGEESFEEWTATDSLYGSRHLAERMASTPHPVGSTHTTMLQAVDLFVLLDLLGGPDPLIANHFDNTARWFDRLIAAEKRLHRQGLLTSHPSEQTYFRKDVYLGPVQDDHIPFLHKGVPVLHVIATPFPQFWHTLDDTEENMHRPTVVNLTKVMAVFLAEYLGF